One Saccharopolyspora erythraea NRRL 2338 genomic region harbors:
- a CDS encoding LysR family transcriptional regulator gives MNVELRHLRALAAIGDEGTITGAAQALHVSQPALSRTLDQLEGRLGTRLVERTTRHLVLTEAGQRLWEHSHRLLNQLADALAETTSGPRELRVGFAWATLGHHTVPLLRGWRERHPGTAVRVRRHDDPEAALRRGEVDVAFLRAVSPAASALRTLPLYEERRLAAVAEGDPLASAGAVRLADLADRPVALCATAATTSAALWPEERRPRTFEVGGVDEWLTAIATGDAVGVTTEGTGHSHPYPGVRYLPIADAAPVTVHLAWPSVAAHAATEAFREHVRISLAAGSGSRRPNAVLAG, from the coding sequence ATGAATGTCGAGCTGCGGCATCTGCGCGCGCTCGCCGCGATCGGCGACGAGGGGACCATCACCGGCGCGGCGCAGGCGTTGCACGTCAGCCAGCCCGCGCTGTCCCGCACCCTCGACCAGCTCGAAGGCAGGCTCGGGACGCGGCTGGTGGAGCGCACCACCCGGCACCTGGTGCTGACCGAAGCCGGTCAGCGGCTATGGGAGCACTCCCACCGGTTGCTCAACCAGCTCGCGGACGCGCTCGCCGAGACCACTTCGGGACCCCGTGAGCTGCGGGTCGGGTTCGCGTGGGCGACGCTCGGCCACCACACGGTGCCGCTGCTGCGCGGCTGGCGCGAACGGCACCCCGGCACCGCGGTCCGGGTGCGGCGCCACGACGACCCCGAGGCCGCGCTCCGCCGCGGCGAGGTCGACGTGGCGTTCCTGCGCGCCGTGTCCCCGGCCGCGAGCGCGTTGCGGACCCTCCCGCTGTATGAAGAGCGCCGGCTGGCCGCCGTGGCCGAGGGCGACCCGCTCGCCTCCGCGGGCGCCGTGCGGCTCGCCGACCTCGCCGACCGGCCGGTCGCGCTCTGCGCGACGGCCGCCACCACCAGCGCGGCCCTGTGGCCCGAGGAGCGGCGACCGCGAACCTTCGAGGTCGGCGGCGTGGACGAGTGGCTCACCGCTATCGCCACCGGTGACGCGGTCGGCGTGACCACCGAGGGCACCGGGCACAGCCACCCGTACCCGGGCGTCCGCTACCTGCCGATCGCCGACGCGGCGCCCGTGACCGTCCACCTGGCGTGGCCGAGCGTCGCCGCGCACGCCGCGACGGAAGCGTTCCGCGAGCACGTGCGGATTTCACTCGCCGCCGGTTCCGGGTCTCGGCGGCCGAACGCGGTGCTGGCCGGGTAG
- a CDS encoding iron-siderophore ABC transporter substrate-binding protein — MRTRSAALGALLLIVAMVAAACGGGASSGENQAGNGPVVQHRYGSTQVPAQPKRVVTLGMTDHETVLAFGIKPVGVVDWFGERPFGNWPWSQQLWGGRQPDVVGQRDEYNMEKIAALKPDLIIAEYSGMRRDQYDKLAAIAPTVAQSPRFPEYGAPWQEMTRMIGQALNQPAKAEELVARTEGRFAEVRKQHPEFARQTLALVDTYRQGAFGAFPPTDAKSLFMQELGFKSPPQLSAAVGDKAVAEFGFEQMGMLDVDRLVWMTSDEVAANAVRNNGIYRSLNVVKDGRDLFLSYQNPPVGAAISFNTVLSIPYAIDQVVPQLARPAR; from the coding sequence ATGCGGACAAGAAGTGCGGCGCTCGGCGCCCTGCTGCTCATCGTGGCCATGGTGGCCGCCGCCTGCGGGGGCGGCGCGTCCTCCGGCGAGAACCAGGCGGGCAACGGCCCCGTGGTGCAACACAGGTACGGCTCGACCCAGGTTCCCGCGCAGCCCAAGCGGGTCGTGACCCTCGGGATGACCGACCACGAGACCGTGCTGGCCTTCGGCATCAAGCCGGTCGGTGTCGTCGACTGGTTCGGTGAGCGCCCCTTCGGCAACTGGCCGTGGAGCCAGCAGCTCTGGGGCGGCCGGCAGCCGGACGTCGTCGGCCAGCGCGACGAGTACAACATGGAGAAGATCGCCGCGCTCAAACCGGACCTGATCATCGCCGAGTACTCCGGGATGCGCCGCGACCAGTACGACAAGCTGGCGGCGATCGCGCCGACCGTGGCGCAGTCGCCCCGCTTCCCCGAGTACGGCGCCCCCTGGCAGGAGATGACCAGGATGATCGGCCAGGCGCTCAACCAGCCCGCCAAGGCCGAGGAACTGGTGGCCCGGACCGAGGGCCGTTTCGCCGAGGTCCGCAAGCAGCACCCGGAGTTCGCGCGGCAGACCCTCGCGCTGGTCGACACCTACCGGCAGGGCGCCTTCGGCGCGTTCCCGCCCACCGACGCCAAGTCGCTGTTCATGCAGGAGCTCGGTTTCAAGTCGCCGCCGCAGCTGAGCGCCGCGGTCGGGGACAAGGCGGTGGCCGAGTTCGGCTTCGAGCAGATGGGCATGCTCGACGTCGACCGCCTGGTGTGGATGACCTCCGACGAGGTCGCCGCCAACGCCGTGCGGAACAACGGCATCTACCGGTCGCTGAACGTGGTCAAGGACGGGCGGGACCTGTTCCTGAGCTACCAGAACCCGCCGGTCGGTGCCGCGATCTCGTTCAACACCGTCCTGAGCATCCCGTACGCCATCGACCAGGTCGTCCCGCAGCTCGCGCGACCGGCCCGGTAG
- a CDS encoding lysine N(6)-hydroxylase/L-ornithine N(5)-oxygenase family protein, with amino-acid sequence MTRYDDSNPVRDLVGVGFGPSNLALAIAVREHNAQVGAGDQVDARFLESKPAFGWHRGMLIDDATMQVSFLKDLVTQRNPASEFSFLSYLHSKGRLVDFINHKSLFPLRVEFHDYFEWAASHLDDSVDYGVEVVGVEPVVRDGVVEHFDVVGRTASGQEMTYPARNVVLATGLEPNLPEGITSGDRVWHNSELLHRIESLPQRGDERFVVVGAGQSAAEVVAHLHGRFQDAQVSAVFSRYGYSPSDDSPFANRIFDPSAVDDFYTAPEQVKQKLLGYHANTNYSVVDLDLINDLYRRVYQEKVLGRERLRVLNTSRVLEVVETDTGVRVAVESLTTGEKALLESDVVVYATGYRPSDPTALLGELAEHCERDDQGRYRVARDYRLMTGSAVRGGIYLQGGTEHTHGITSSLLSNTAVRGGEILRSIVDDRGTGMPRLRVAQ; translated from the coding sequence ATGACGCGGTATGACGACTCGAATCCGGTTCGTGATCTCGTGGGCGTCGGCTTCGGGCCGTCGAACCTCGCGCTCGCGATCGCCGTGCGCGAGCACAACGCGCAGGTCGGAGCCGGGGACCAGGTGGACGCGCGCTTCCTGGAGAGCAAGCCCGCCTTCGGCTGGCACCGGGGGATGCTCATCGACGACGCCACGATGCAGGTGTCGTTCCTCAAGGACCTGGTGACCCAGCGCAACCCGGCCAGCGAGTTCAGCTTCCTGTCGTACCTGCACAGCAAGGGCAGGCTGGTCGACTTCATCAACCACAAGAGCCTGTTCCCGCTGCGGGTGGAGTTCCACGACTACTTCGAGTGGGCGGCCTCCCACCTGGACGACTCGGTGGACTACGGCGTCGAGGTCGTCGGCGTCGAACCGGTGGTGCGCGACGGAGTGGTGGAGCACTTCGACGTCGTGGGCAGGACCGCGTCCGGCCAGGAGATGACCTACCCGGCGCGCAACGTGGTCCTGGCGACGGGGCTGGAACCGAACCTGCCGGAGGGGATCACCTCCGGCGACCGCGTTTGGCACAACTCCGAGCTGCTGCACCGCATCGAGTCGCTGCCCCAGCGGGGCGACGAGCGGTTCGTGGTGGTGGGAGCGGGGCAGAGCGCGGCCGAGGTCGTCGCCCACCTGCACGGCCGGTTCCAGGACGCGCAGGTCTCCGCGGTGTTCTCACGTTACGGCTACAGCCCTTCCGACGACAGCCCGTTCGCCAACCGCATCTTCGACCCGTCCGCTGTGGACGACTTCTACACCGCGCCGGAACAGGTCAAGCAGAAGCTGCTGGGATATCACGCCAACACCAACTACTCGGTGGTCGACCTCGACCTCATCAACGACCTCTACCGGCGGGTCTACCAGGAGAAGGTGCTCGGCCGCGAACGCCTGCGGGTGCTCAACACCTCCCGGGTGCTGGAGGTCGTCGAGACCGACACCGGCGTGCGGGTCGCGGTGGAGTCGCTCACCACGGGGGAGAAGGCGCTGCTGGAGTCCGATGTGGTCGTCTACGCCACCGGCTACCGGCCGTCGGACCCCACCGCGCTTCTCGGTGAGCTGGCCGAGCACTGCGAACGCGACGACCAGGGGCGCTACCGCGTCGCCCGGGACTACCGGCTGATGACCGGATCCGCCGTGCGCGGCGGGATCTACCTGCAGGGCGGGACGGAGCACACCCACGGCATCACCTCGTCGCTGCTGTCCAACACCGCGGTGCGCGGTGGCGAGATCCTGCGCTCGATCGTCGACGACCGCGGCACCGGAATGCCGCGGCTGCGCGTGGCGCAGTAG
- a CDS encoding DUF6098 family protein, with protein MTDDHDDLPVLGCLDHLAEAVRGHDAGRGLYLRWSRGPAFDADTTSRDALTGVALPGLSANPLQVESWWGERSLRLWVARRLYDYKHLRERQPGQGVRAWLLAGREVARGPDNEPLVTQERAIAFVAEEALREARRLVTEQHDQWGSLDRRA; from the coding sequence GTGACGGACGACCACGACGACCTCCCCGTGCTGGGCTGCCTCGACCACCTGGCCGAGGCCGTGCGCGGCCACGACGCCGGCCGGGGACTGTACCTGCGGTGGTCGCGGGGACCGGCCTTCGACGCCGACACCACCAGCCGCGACGCGCTCACCGGCGTCGCGCTGCCCGGCCTGTCGGCCAACCCGCTGCAAGTCGAGTCGTGGTGGGGCGAGCGCTCGCTGCGGCTGTGGGTGGCGCGCAGGCTCTACGACTACAAGCACCTGCGGGAGCGGCAGCCCGGTCAGGGCGTCCGCGCCTGGCTGCTGGCGGGGCGCGAGGTCGCCCGCGGGCCGGACAACGAACCCCTGGTCACCCAGGAGCGGGCGATCGCCTTCGTCGCCGAGGAGGCGCTGAGGGAGGCGCGGCGGCTGGTCACCGAGCAGCACGACCAATGGGGTTCGCTCGACCGCCGCGCCTGA